A window of Trichoderma atroviride chromosome 3, complete sequence contains these coding sequences:
- a CDS encoding uncharacterized protein (EggNog:ENOG41~TransMembrane:4 (i90-109o115-136i148-168o188-221i)), whose amino-acid sequence MGQAAPFLYDAHREDSRFPTTTFDPKAITRASWEPKPKKKPTPKGPMVSFDLHPDYHVILPHRRDNYTPLDRRAKVYITWLRRIQLALRVLQLIAGIGVLVLFSLFTGVDNTTSWAMRILQAVTIAHAAYAIWHLSRDAGGRTPASSAAYQFSAIFADTGSVVGYTLGALTVHKNAATWGIVLSNKDILPVFTLAVFYAAIGAGSTHVLTLFSCAWLGWMFRKITLLPPDMNPLEDNLTARPLHKRNKSSLSTVSTAYETDKPWLESRRNSASVYDGIPERVSVSFMHTRTESRDSGISMGSRAAASPERKKAPLRYLPRASYPSSYTSVPSGEPEPMSPRVSDTLRNVAAEARRPASGSSRTNQPQQGATNAARSHRSAGSKSYAALSQPYSMGGISSDSDSEQEDTLGDILRKKGRLGVTHPKPLTSNPILPRPLNTRRGQIDDAAQYDTVSDEYEEPPSWASQDNANDRLQPNVQSQRYRDSSIQLDSHFDTRLPGGDEASAGPAALGGGRKVSSGNDYWLKSSAAHERRRVSGKMAEEGRAERDGRSLLSP is encoded by the exons ATGGGTCAAGCGGCGCCTTTCCTGTATGACGCCCATCGCGAGGATTCGAGGTTCCCGACAACCACCTTCGACCCGAAAGCCATTACTCGCGCCAGCTGGGAGCCCAAGCCGAAGAAAAAGCCCACTCCAAAGGGGCCTATGGTGTCATTTGATCTTCACCCTGA CTACCATGTAATTCTACCACACCGAAGAGACAATTATACCCCCCTGGACCGCCGCGCCAAGGTTTACATCACATGGCTGCGTCGAATCCAACTCGCGCTGCGAGTGCTGCAGCTAATCGCCGGCATTGGCGTGTTGGTTCTCTTTTCATTGTTCACAGGCGTTGACAACACCACCTCTTGGGCAATGAGAATTCTA CAAGCCGTAACAATCGCTCACGCTGCCTACGCTATATGGCACCTTTCACGAGACGCAGGGGGCAGGACACCAGCATCCTCGGCCGCGTACCAGTTTTCTGCTATATTTGCGGACACGGGATCCGTGGTTGGATATACTCTAGGAGCGCTTACCGTGCACAAGAATGCCGCCACCTGGGGGATCGTTCTCAGCAACAAGGATATTCTACCCGTTTTCACTCTCGCGGTATTCTATGCGGCGATTGGTGCTGGTAGCACACACGTACTCACGCTCTTTTCTTGCGCTTGGTTGGGATGGATGTTCCGCAAGATTACCTTGTTGCCGCCGGATATGAACCCGCTCGAAGACAATTTGACGGCCCGGCCTCTGCACAAGCGAAACAAGTCGTCTTTATCCACTGTAAGCACCGCTTACGAAACCGACAAGCCGTGGCTGGAAAGCCGGCGCAATTCGGCGAGCGTCTATGACGGTATCCCAGAGCGTGTCTCTGTTTCGTTCATGCACACGAGGACGGAATCTCGCGACTCTGGGATAAGTATGGGATCTCGAGCCGCTGCTTCGCCTGAGCGCAAGAAGGCCCCGCTTAGATATCTGCCGCGCGCCTCATATCCAAGTTCATATACTTCAGTCCCCTCTGGCGAACCAGAGCCAATGTCACCGCGGGTCAGCGACACACTTAGGAATGTCGCTGCCGAGGCCAGGAGGCCAGCGTCTGGATCATCGCGAACAAATCAGCCCCAACAAGGCGCGACTAATGCGGCGCGTTCCCACCGCTCTGCAGGCTCCAAGTCGTATGCTGCGCTCTCTCAGCCCTACAGCATGGGCGGAATTTCGTCCGATTCGGATTCTGAGCAGGAGGATACCTTGGGCGACATCCTTCGGAAAAAAGGTCGGCTGGGCGTCACACACCCCAAGCCTCTAACGTCGAATCCAATTCTGCCGAGGCCGCTGAATACTCGTCGCGGCCAGATTGACGATGCAGCTCAATACGACACCGTCTCCGATGAGTATGAGGAGCCCCCCAGTTGGGCAAGTCAAGATAATGCCAATGACCGGCTGCAGCCGAATGTGCAATCCCAGCGTTATCGAGACAGCTCCATCCAGCTGGATAGCCACTTTGACACGAGGCTGCCAGGAGGAGATGAGGCCTCGGCAGGCCCAGCCGCACTCGGTGGCGGCCGCAAAGTTTCGTCCGGAAACGACTACTGGCTGAAGAGCTCAGCTGCTCATGAGCGACGACGAGTGAGCGGGAAGATGGCCGAAGAGGGCAGGGCAGAAAGAGATGGTCGATCGCTGTTAAGCCCATAG
- a CDS encoding uncharacterized protein (TransMembrane:7 (o52-70i82-101o113-135i156-175o181-200i220-245o257-282i)), translating to MAALLPIPSVDRPFGIHLWPLFNKAFEYVAGYPADEFEFVVGKTPMSTLRDTSIFVAIYYLVIFGGRELMRNREPFKLKTLFLIHNFVLTAVSAIILALFIEQLVPTIVRRGVLYAICDANGGWTQPLVVLYYMTYLSKYLELLDTVFLFLKKKPLTFLHCYHHGATAVLCYTQLIGSTSVQWVVISLNLFVHVVMYWYYFQSARGVRIWWKEWVTRLQIIQFVIDLGFVYFASYTYFTFTYWPWMPNWGSCAGKEFAAFSGIIILSSYLVLFISFYFATYAKQGSRAAARKASRKIAEETAPAPSTLVDSITSESNAMANGSSTRSRRARN from the exons atggcagcgctCCTCCCCATTCCCAGCGTGGACAGGCCGTTTGGCATCCACCTGTGGCCGCTCTTTAACAAGGCATTCGAGTATGTGGCCGGATATCCTGCAGATGAGTTCGAGTTTGTCGTTGGCAAGACGCCCATGTCGACGCTGAGAGACACTTCCATTTTTGTCGCCATCTACTACCTCGTCATTTTTGGTGGCCGCGAGCTGATGCGGAACCGGGAGCCCTTCAAGCTGAAGACTCTCTTTTTGATTCACAACTTCGTCCTCACGGCGGTCAGCGCCATCATTCTGGCGCTATTCATTGAGCAGCTGGTTCCCACCATTGTTCGCCGAGGAGTTCTCTACGCCATCTGCGATGCCAACGGGGGCTGGACGCAGCCCCTCGTCGTCCTGTACTAC ATGACCTATCTCAGCAAATAcctggagcttctggatACGGTTTTCCTGTTTCTCAAGAAAAAGCCCCTGACTTTCCTTCATTGCTACCACCACGGCGCAACGGCTGTCCTCTGCTACACCCAGCTCATTGGCAGCACATCGGTCCAATGGGTTGTCATTTCTCTCAACCTCTTTGTCCACGTTGTCATGTACTGGTACTACTTCCAGAGCGCCCGCGGCGTGCGCATCTGGTGGAAAGAATGGGTTACTCGCCTGCAAATCATCCAGTTTGTCATTGACCTCGGTTTTGTCTACTTTGCGTCGTACACGTACTTCACTTTCACGTACTGGCCTTGGATGCCCAACTGGGGAAGCTGCGCCGGCAAAGAATTCGCCGCATTTTCGGGCATCATTATTCTCAGCTCATATCTTGTcctcttcatttccttttattttgCCACCTATGCAAAGCAAGGAAGCAGGGCTGCCGCTCGAAAGGCATCCCGCAAGATTGCTGAAGAAACAGCTCCGGCCCCTAGCACCCTTGTCGACTCCATCACGAGCGAAAGCAACGCCATGGCCAACGGCTCTTCGACCCGGTCTCGGAGAGCAAGAAACTAA
- a CDS encoding uncharacterized protein (EggNog:ENOG41~BUSCO:EOG092D4FS0~TransMembrane:5 (o163-181i188-211o217-238i250-272o278-296i)) yields the protein MSSARGQYRRASLEDDDLIDPDDADLNDFDDPLAPESSRQPLTNTIASGASASGRLDEGYLTSRIPGDDRRAPQNTIDETVWETLRRDLLAVWAKLKEVLYPRYLFGGTMFDSEGGLRGAYSNIRGAGLTGTREELTGLASRVMDAEALLQSNMSPGLRDWDLWGPLIFCLLLSVLLSFTARSDQRDAVFSGVFATIWLGEAIVTLQIKLLGGNISFAQSICIIGYTLFPLVIAALLSALKLHWIARIPVYVVLIAWSIAAGVSILGGSGVVKNRVAIAVYPLFVFYLGLGCLCFIS from the exons ATGTCAAGCGCTAGAGGTCAATACCGCCGTGCCTCTCTCGAGGATGACGATCTAATTGATCCGGATGATG CGGATCTCAACGACTTCGACGACCCTCTAGCTCCGGAGTCATCTAGGCAGCCTTTAACAAACACCATTGCATCTGGAGCGTCGGCATCGGGACGGCTGGACGAGGGCTATCTCACTTCTCGCATTCCTGGAGATGATCGGAGAGCGCCTCAGAACACTATCGATGAAACCGTGTGGGAAACACTGCGACGTGATCTGCTAGCTGTGTgggccaagctcaaggaggtCTTATACCCGCGATACCTTTTTGGCGGTACCATGTTCGACTCAGAGGGCGGTCTCCGTGGTGCATATTCCAACATACGCGGCGCTGGCTTGACTGGCACAAGAGAAGAGCTCACTGGACTGGCCAGTCGGGTGATGGATGCCGAAGCTCTATTGCAGAGTAACATGAGCCCAGGACTCAGAGACTGGGATCTATGGGGCCCATTGATtttctgcttgctgctcAGCGTACTGCTTAGCTTTACGGCGCGATCCGACCAGAGAGACGCTGTCTTTAGCGGCGTTTTCGCAACCATATGGCTTGGCGAGGCGATTGTCACTCTTCAGATCAAACTTTTGGGAGGAAATAT cTCTTTTGCCCAGAGCATTTGCATTATTGGGTACACGTTATTTCCTCTAGTAATTGCTGCCCTCTTGTCAGCTCTGAAGCTTCATTGGATTGCGCGGATACCTGTCTATGTCGTTCTTATTGCGTGGTCCATCGCTGCTGGCGTCAGCATTCTTGGCGGTAGCGGAGTGGTCAAGAATCGGGTGGCCATTGCTGTCTATCCCCTCTTTGTGTTTTATCTAGGGCTAGGGTGTCTATGCTTCATTAGCTAA